The Candidatus Poribacteria bacterium nucleotide sequence TGGGTCGTCGAGCGGACGTTCGCGTGGATGGGGAGATTCCGACGGCTGGCGCGCGACTATGAGCGATTGGCGCAAACGTTGGTAGGTCTTCATTTCCTCGCGTTCGCCATCCTGAGGCTCAAACGGTTTGTCGCGCGGGTTCCACAAAGTGCATAACACACTCTAGGCGATCTCGAACAGCATCCTGCGGAGGTTCTCCGCGCACCGCCGCGAACCCGACACTTTTGGCGTGTAGTGCGTCTCGACGGTGTA carries:
- a CDS encoding transposase, with protein sequence WVVERTFAWMGRFRRLARDYERLAQTLVGLHFLAFAILRLKRFVARVPQSA